A section of the Pygocentrus nattereri isolate fPygNat1 chromosome 18, fPygNat1.pri, whole genome shotgun sequence genome encodes:
- the LOC108410529 gene encoding olfactory receptor 1496-like, which translates to MAANLTFMQSVSSTNRTFILPSSFYIMGLYNVPHAQYYYVFLCFVYAVTVLGNFFIMGTIYLAHSLHTAKYIAVFNLALCDLCGSSALIPKLLDMFLFENQYISYEACLANMFFVYVFMTMQSLNLLAMAYDRVIAICCPLRYYAIVTKPAMTLIICVMWILSISVNAVLIGLITRLSFCRSTTVNSYFCDHAPVYKLACNDNSMNSIMGYVCMAALLYIPLILIALSYVCIGFALQKISQGVERIKAIKTCTSHVILVAMFYLPIIGIYTAGLTTSINTNVRIINTALTQAIPPMLNPIIYTLKTEEVLQSIKAIYKQTKVNSSMEKAVKKTVRN; encoded by the coding sequence ATGGCTGCTAACTTGACTTTCATGCAGTCAGTATCATCAACAAATAGAACATTTATTCTTCCCTCCAGCTTTTACATCATGGGACTTTACAATGTCCCACATGCACAGTATTActatgtgtttctgtgttttgtgtatgcAGTGACTGTTTTAGGGAATTTCTTTATAATGGGCACCATATATCTGGCACACAGCTTACACACTGCTAAATATATAGCTGTCTTCAATCTGGCCTTGTGTGATCTGTGTGGAAGCTCTGCTCTCATTCCAAAGCTTCTGGACATGTTTCTGTTTGAGAATCAGTACATATCTTATGAAGCCTGTCTagcaaacatgttttttgtttatgtctttATGACCATGCAATCTCTTAATCTGCTTGCTATGGCCTACGACAGGGTAATTGCTATATGTTGTCCACTAAGGTATTATGCAATTGTCACCAAGCCAGCAATGACTTTAATCATCTGTGTTATGTGGATTCTTTCTATAAGTGTCAATGCTGTACTTATCGGTCTAATAACCAGACTGTCCTTCTGTAGATCTACTACAGTTAACAGCTATTTCTGTGATCATGCCCCTGTTTATAAACTTGCCTGTAATGATAACTCTATGAATTCCATAATGGGCTATGTCTGTATGGCTGCACTGCTTTATATTCCATTGATACTCATAGCTCTCTCATATGTTTGTATTGGTTTTGCATTACAGAAGATCTCACAGGGTGTTGAGCGAATCAAAGCTATAAAAACCTGCACTTCCCATGTCATATTAGTGGCCATGTTTTATCTACCAATTATTGGTATTTACACGGCAGGTCTTACAACATCTATAAATACAAATGTCAGAATAATCAATACTGCTCTGACGCAAGCAATTCCACCCATGTTAAACCCCATCATATATACTCTCAAAACAGAAGAGGTATTGCAGTCTATTAAAGCAATCTACAAACAAACTAAGGTGAATTCTTCAATGGAGAAAGCTGTGAAAAAGACTGTTAGAAATTGA